Below is a window of Camelina sativa cultivar DH55 chromosome 11, Cs, whole genome shotgun sequence DNA.
AGAAAATTTGGGTTTCTCGGAGATTCAATGTCTAACGGTGGTGATTTCAAGCGGAGATTCGCGGCGGCTTCTCCTGCGGTTGAAACCAGTGTAAAGGAAGACAAGCTTCCAGCTGATCTTAAGGTCACGGAGACTGTACAGGCGAACTCAAGTGTAAGGGGTTTTCAAATTCTGTTTTTGTGGCATTGAGTTTATTCTTAGTTTTGGAATGACTTAGAGAACTTTTTTGATTTAGGTGAAATTGAGTGTGGAAGTTCCGAAAATTGTATGTGAAGATTGTTACCAACGAGTTTTAACCGAGTTTATGAAGCTCTCAAAggtagattgattttttttttcatcttacaTCGAAGCCGAACTTGTTCTATGTAAAAGCTTGTTGTTGATTGGAATTTACGATTAACTTAGGTTCCTGGATTCCGTCCTAAAACGAGAGTTCCAGAGAATATTATTGTTGGTTTCGTTGGGAGGCCATACGTTTTGAGAGCTACTGTTGAATCTATCTTGAAGAGAACACTTCCACACGCCATGGAGTCGGTAAGTTTTACTAATGTTTTATACTTTAGTTTACAATCGTTCACGGTTTAAGAGAATGATTTGTGAGAATTTAAGTCTTGTGATGTCTTCTTACTAAATTCGGTCGTTGTTGTCTTGGAACATTTTTCTTAGtcgatttttggtttttgtaggTGACTGGAAGGGCTTTAAAAGACTCGATACAGATTGTAAGCAGCTTTCCAGATATGGAGAAGGCTTATTCTCAGCTCAAGACTCTTAGGTTTTTGTTTAATCTGCAAAAATCTGAACAACAGCTCACGACTGTTGCTGCTTACTAATTAACTCGACATGAAATTCTgaatttctcttgtttttttttccagttatGAGGTGGTTGTTGATGTTGTGCCTGAACTAAGATGGAATCCTGAGGATGGGTATAAGAATATGAAGGTTGTTGTAGAATTAGGCGAGGAGATAGATGCGAAAAAAGCTTGTGAAAGACAACTGAGACAGAAATACAAGTCCCTTGGTGCGTTGAAGATTGTAATCGACCGAGGACTACAGGTAAATTAATGCATATCTTCCCATGTCCTTGTATTGTTTTTTTGCAATCATTGAAGATTGATTACATAGGACCGACCTGTTATCTAGTTACAGTTAAAATCAGCCACTGTAGCTTATTAAAATACAGATGTAAGCtttttataatttggttatGAATCTGGCTGCATTAGTTCGTACTTAATTCTGCAAAGATGATGATATAGTTGCTAGAAATGCTTTTTGATTATATCCTATAATCGTGTAGGTGGGAGATCTTGCAGTTGTTGATATTTCTGCTACAACCATAGATGAGGACGGGTCAACGGGTCAAGCAATTCCAGATGCTGAAAGCAAAGGTTTTACAACTGTTATATTTCGAGAGTCATATGATATTCCTTACTGAAATGTCGTTTCCGTTTGCCAATGAATGCTGAGATGTGTGGTTATGTGTACAGGATTTCACTTTGACACGGAAGAAGGGAATAAATTACTTCCTGGATTCCTTGATTCAATCACAGGAATTCGAGCAGGCGAATCAAAGACATTCACGCTTGTGTTTCCTGAATCATGGAAACAAGAAAATCTCCGTGGCCAACGTGCTCAGTTCACTGTGAGTGAGCTCTTCTTCATACACCAGACATAACGAAAAAGATGATAACAAAGAGATCATACTTTGGTAAGCTAATCGTATCTGTTTTCTTCAGGTTGACTGCAAGGAACTTTTCTACAGAGATTTACCAACGTTAGATGATTCACTTGCTGATAAATTGCTCCCTGGATGCACCACTTTAAAGGAGGTAATGAACAGATGGATTTTgtttaaacaagttttatgaaagaaattttcttttctcaCTGTAATTATCTAATGAAACAAGTAAACAGGTTGAAGAAACTCTGTCTAAAAGATGCCAAGAGATGGAGGAGGAAGCTAAGGAGCAAGCGACAGACAACGCCGTCCTTGAACAGATTCGAAAGGTCATTATCTAATTCCACAAAGCATTTGTAGCATTAACGTTGTTGATCTGTGTGATAAAGAAcatctttgcttttcttttgttttagatgGTTGAAGTAGAGATTCCTCAATCTTTATTTGAGGAACAAGGAAGGCAGTTTTATGGAGCTAGGCTTCTAGAGATTCAGGCAAGCATTTTCGATAACTGTCGTTGATTTCTATCTCTTACTCGCTTTTGCTGTCACTCAGATTCTTAATGTTAAATGACATGGAGCTGCAGGGAAGCATGAAGCTCACTGAAGATCAATTGGCTTCTCTTTCAAGTCAAAAAGCAGTAAATGAGTTTCTAGAAACGCAAAGAGAGAGCATTACCAACATAATCAAGCAGAATTTGGCTGTTGGTGATATCTTCAAGCGCGAAAACTTAGAGGTATATTATATGCTTAATACTCTTGTCGTCTcagagcaagaaacaaaacagaaattAGTAACAAAAACATTGTCAAATCCTTGAATGCAGTTCTCAACAGATGAACTAGTAAAAGAGGTCGAGAACTCGATCTCAGAATTCaagaaacataaacaagagTATGACGAGGAGCGTGTGAAAGATCAGGTTAGTTCTCTAGTGAATCTTAGttaagtaatataatttttgttgaGCTGTGTAATATAAACTGAAAAAGAGAGGTTCTTCTTGAATTGGTGGGTTAGGTACAAGAGATTTTAGAAGGAGCAAAAGTGCTTGAATGGTTGAAAGAACGAGCCGAGATTCAATACATCACTCGTTGATGAGCATATAGGTATGTATGTCTGTATGTATTGGCATGTTCTGTATTTTTTGTATGAGGGATTTCTGTTGGCTTATGATTATTCTGTCATAAGAAGAGAACTTTTGTATTTGATGATTGTTTGTAAGATTAATAGgtgcaataaaattatttccGAAAACactgcttttttttattttataatttggttcactttttgaatttataattaatgGATTTTAGTCTTTTAGATATGGTATTgataaaaaagtatattacgTCCATTTCCTATTGAAGTTTGCCACCTAACATTGACTATGACTTTGTTTTTTATCTGTCAAataactcttcttctttactacttagtttgatttggttttatatggACGCTTGACTGAATTTTCCCCTCTGAACTCATCACTTTTGCTACTTTTCTTAGCTGTATTTACGAACTACCTCCTCATGATCCATGTTTAAACTtgaaaaaagtaatttaaatcTCACCAATCCTTAGTAGTTGCACCATTTTCCCAACTAtcataaacattttaataataaaaagaagtttcTAACTAACTAgtgatatataataaaatgctaattctgttttaaaaaatatttctatcaCATATGTCAAAGATAGAGAAAAACTCAATACATATgttaacaacaattttttttttttgataaattgcTAGGCGCTAATCGGACGGTCGGGGTGGGCCTAGCGCTTAGCgagaaaatcagaaattaaacggggattaatcggggactagtttttgggttattttattaaattaatagtaaattaaaactatatagtactaaatatatgtataattatgtttatgtgaaaagaaaaatatcaaataaaatataaagttatagtattgtctttaaaattacggtaaaaaacataaaaacgtaatattaagaaaaaataatgattttaattaaaagtttgtacattagttattgtaaaacatcataaactcttaatttaaatgtctaaataatagaaatatatatatttgatttatatttggctccaaaaataATAGGTACATCCAAAATTATGCGGGAATTAATCGGATTAGACGGTATAATCGGATAATAGATGTTAGgcgggattagtcattaatcgaggcggagagGGTGGACCTAGCGATTTTACGgggcgtaatcggtgctaggcggggatttttaaaacagggttCCCAACACTCCCCAAGAGAGCATGGGTCCACTTGTTAGCTATTGGATACCCGACAGAGTAGAGGTCCACATGTTAGCTATCGGTTTGCTTAGACTAACTACATGGAAAGCCAAAACGGCACTCCATGTGTTGGTTTCTGAAACACTACAATCTGCATGTGAAATCGCAGTGACTGAGACTCGAACTCGTGATGGCGGATATCTCAACTGAAGGTCCTTTACTACCAGAGCTAGAGGCTCCGGTTAAAATTCTAGcattcaaaaaaaatgaaaaattctcCCGACCTCTCGACGTTTGTCTTCGTTTCTTAACATACGCAAGGTTTTCTATTTGTCTTTGTCAATAACAGTGTTGGATGAATTCAAAATTCTTAAAATGTTATATCGGTTTATTCTCTTGcattacttaaaaaaacaaaaaaaaaaaaaaactataaaattgcGATAAGAGATATTTACAGCgtacaaaatcatataataatggatatagtaatttttttttttttaaatgaagacTAAACTGTAATTGTGTAAATGCTAGCGATGAAGCGATCTAGGGTCCCTAAAACATAACATTTACCGCTCTAAATATCCGCCGTAACCGTAAGTTATGTTTAACTTGgttagaaaaaccaaaaaaactattgaAGCATTTATTTACATTCGAGATTCTAGTAGTGAATATGTTGTTTTTTAGTATACATAGCTTGTGAAGTCAAACAAGCAAAGCACCAAGTCAAGGAgaagagtaaaaaagaaaaggaagaaaaaaaaacttgaaaaaagacacaAGACTGTCTGTGAACAGTGTTatgtttgtaaaaaaacaaGGGGTGTGGTGAGTAATTTGGAGTTACCATCGTACTACCAAAAAAGAGTGGGTCCCATCCTTCACCTCTCCGTCTCTTCCACCTCTCTCCTCCAtagattgatttttatttggtttccttTCTTTGCTAAAATGATtttatctctctcactctcaatAGTGTGAGTTTTGTTGTCATACAACTTCagatctagaagaagaagaagaagcaagtgtgtgtgtgtggagaAACCCAtttaaaaccctagaaatccaGTGTCAATCTCGGTAATGAAcgttgcttttttttgtttttcactgtTAGATTTGATCAGTTTGAagtctttagtttttttattactttggTTTTATCACCAATGCTGTTTGATTCTCtcaagttcttgttttttttttttttttctttcttttcttgtaaaagagatctgcttctttttttcctcatgCTTCTACTTCTGCTTGATCGGACTTTGTTTGCTTTCTTGCTCTCATGGTGAACAAGAGGGTTTTTGAGCTTTGGGTAGTTTTAAGACTACTTCTTTTCAATTCACAGGGTTCTTTTGAATGTTTTGGTCTGTGCAGTTGAGTGATTGAAGAAGGGTTTTTTGATTCccaaataaaaagattacaacTTTGATTGAGAACAATCTACAGAGTTTCTTTTGGTGtttgctatttttgtttttgattgcaATTTTGATGCAGAAATAAGATCTATGGTGTACTACATTCTTTAGTTTAGTGTTATCGTTTCTAATTGGTGTTTTGTTTCTGTAGGAAAGAACCTTCTGATATCCTGAAGATGGCGATCACAGATACTGAAAGTCCTCTTCTTGGGGAAATTTCTTGTGGTACCTTACTGCAGAAGTTGCAGGTAAACAATCTTACAACACTCTTTTTAATTcctaagattttattttcagggctttatttttttaactcaacATCTTTGTGTAAcaacaactttttttaattaggaaATCTGGGATGAAGTTGGTGAGAGTGATGAGGAAAGAGACAAACTGCTTCTTCAGATAGAGCAAGAGTGTCTTGATGTTTACAAGAGAAAAGTTGAGCAGGCTGCTAAATCCCGAGCTGAGCTTCTTCAAACCTTGTCAGATGCTAATGCTGAGCTATCAAGCCTCACTGCATCTCTTGGAGATAAAAACTTAGTTGGCAttgtaaggtttttttttttggtccataTGGTTTAGAATTGGAAAATGTAATTGAagtgttttgtttgtaatatttttttttgtctttttgttttgttgttgcagcCGGATAAGTCTTCAGGAACGATTAAAGAGCAACTTGCTGCTATAGCACCGGCTCTTGAACAACTGTGGCAACAGAAAGAGGAGAGAGTCAGAGAGTTCTCTGATGTACAATCACAAATTCAGAAGATATGTGGAGAGATTGCTGGGGGTTTGAGCAATGAGGTTCCTATAGTTGATGAGTCTGATTTGTCTCTGAAGAAATTAGACGATTTCCAGAGCCAACTCCAAGAGCTCCAGAAAGAGAAGGTAAGCTTTGTTAGGAATCGCCTGATCTCGTGTTGATACAATGTTGCTtatgttttcctttgttttggCAGAGTGACAGGCTGCACAAAGTGCTAGAATTTGTGAGTACTGTTCATGATCTATGTGCCGTTCTTGGTTTGGATTTCTTAAGCACTGTCACTGAAGTTCATCCGAGCTTAGATGAAGAAACTGGTGTCCAGTCTAAAAGCATTAGCAATGATACACTTTCAAGGTTGGCTAAAACTGTCTTGACTCTGAAAGATGATAAGAAGCAAAGACTTCAAAAGGTAAAGACAAATTTCTCTGCATCCTTAGCTTGTCTAAAATTGTTCCCTAGAAATTGCATATGTTGTATATATCAAACTGGTTGAGAGgtttttaatgattatttgtttttgttgttgcagcttCAAGAGCTGGCTACTCAGTTAATTGATTTGTGGAATCTGATGGATACTCTTGATGAGGAAAGGGAGCTTTTTGATCATGTGACCTGTAACATTTCAGCTTCAGTTGATGAAGTCACTTTGCCAGGTGCTCTTGCACGTGATTTGATTGAGCAGGTAATCTAATATTGCATTGATAAATCTTCCTATGTGTTCTGAAGAATTCAGTTACTGCTTTGCTAAAAGTTTCATATAAACTCGTGAAGGCCGTGGTGGAAGTGGATAGGCTTGACCAGCTGAAAGCTAGCCGAATGAAAGAAATTGCTTTCAAGAAACAATCTGAGCTTGAGGAGATATATGCTCGTGCTCATGTAGAAATAAATCCGGAATCTGCTCGTGAGAGGATCATGTCGCTGATTGATTCTGGAAACGTTGAGCCTACTGAGTTATTGGCAGACATGGATAGCCAGATAGCAAAGGCTAAGGAAGAAGCATTTAGTAGAAAAGATATATTGGACCGTGTTGAGAAATGGATGTCAGCTTGTGAGGAAGAGAGCTGGTTAGAAGACTACAACCGGGTAATGCATAACTTCTCTCAATCACACACACTATGATACATCAAAATATGCAGTAACTTTAAATTTGATCTTGAGCATTTCcatggttttgttttctgagaACAGGATCAGAACAGGTACAGTGCAAGCAGAGGCGCACACTTGAATCTCAAGAGAGCTGAGAAAGCTAGGATTCTGGTTAGCAAGATTCCTTGTATGGTTTGAATAGCTAAGATATGCTTGCAAACTTCTCTTATGTATTCATTCATATCAAATAAAGTTTGGATCTTCTGTTTTGTGCAAAGTCATGGTTGACACATTGGTTGCCAAGACCCGGGCTTGGGAAGAGGAACACAGCATGTCCTTTGCCTACGATGGTGTTCCTCTGCTAGCTATGTTAGATGAGTACGGTATGCTTAGGCAAGAACGAGAAGAGGAGAAACGGAGGCTAAGGGTAAGTTCATCATTTTTACTCAATTATGATAAGGGGAAATGATCAGTAACCCCCTGAACTCCTCTGTCTTTTAATGAACAGGAACAAAAGAAGGTTCAAGAACAGCCACACGTAGAGCAAGACTCTGCCTTTAGCACCAGGCCAAGCCCTGCAAGACCAGTCAGTGCTAAGAAACCGGTGGG
It encodes the following:
- the LOC104726069 gene encoding trigger factor-like protein TIG, Chloroplastic; the encoded protein is MELCVISTTMTTAAKAINLFHPSITIRVSSRLFQSDSVLQFGGRLKKPIRPLETTMSCVSRKFGFLGDSMSNGGDFKRRFAAASPAVETSVKEDKLPADLKVTETVQANSSVKLSVEVPKIVCEDCYQRVLTEFMKLSKVPGFRPKTRVPENIIVGFVGRPYVLRATVESILKRTLPHAMESVTGRALKDSIQIVSSFPDMEKAYSQLKTLSYEVVVDVVPELRWNPEDGYKNMKVVVELGEEIDAKKACERQLRQKYKSLGALKIVIDRGLQVGDLAVVDISATTIDEDGSTGQAIPDAESKGFHFDTEEGNKLLPGFLDSITGIRAGESKTFTLVFPESWKQENLRGQRAQFTVDCKELFYRDLPTLDDSLADKLLPGCTTLKEVEETLSKRCQEMEEEAKEQATDNAVLEQIRKMVEVEIPQSLFEEQGRQFYGARLLEIQGSMKLTEDQLASLSSQKAVNEFLETQRESITNIIKQNLAVGDIFKRENLEFSTDELVKEVENSISEFKKHKQEYDEERVKDQVQEILEGAKVLEWLKERAEIQYITR
- the LOC104726070 gene encoding 65-kDa microtubule-associated protein 1-like; amino-acid sequence: MAITDTESPLLGEISCGTLLQKLQEIWDEVGESDEERDKLLLQIEQECLDVYKRKVEQAAKSRAELLQTLSDANAELSSLTASLGDKNLVGIPDKSSGTIKEQLAAIAPALEQLWQQKEERVREFSDVQSQIQKICGEIAGGLSNEVPIVDESDLSLKKLDDFQSQLQELQKEKSDRLHKVLEFVSTVHDLCAVLGLDFLSTVTEVHPSLDEETGVQSKSISNDTLSRLAKTVLTLKDDKKQRLQKLQELATQLIDLWNLMDTLDEERELFDHVTCNISASVDEVTLPGALARDLIEQAVVEVDRLDQLKASRMKEIAFKKQSELEEIYARAHVEINPESARERIMSLIDSGNVEPTELLADMDSQIAKAKEEAFSRKDILDRVEKWMSACEEESWLEDYNRDQNRYSASRGAHLNLKRAEKARILVSKIPFMVDTLVAKTRAWEEEHSMSFAYDGVPLLAMLDEYGMLRQEREEEKRRLREQKKVQEQPHVEQDSAFSTRPSPARPVSAKKPVGLRANNGGANGAPNRRLSLNANQNGSRSTAKEGGRRESLNRPAAPTNYVAISKEEAASSPVSGAADHQVPASP